Proteins from one Nilaparvata lugens isolate BPH chromosome 10, ASM1435652v1, whole genome shotgun sequence genomic window:
- the LOC120353328 gene encoding uncharacterized protein LOC120353328, translating into MVKCNKCTKDIAPTKDGSSTCVSCQAQFHNSCVSECVTRGSQKSWKCVKCCSEQTDTIVKPTIDYERVNEIIVKAIAALKEDMKNQWDVNNKKLDSIQEEMSNMNKDITCLETKMDEIVEKVTSTETRVQQLADENCKLHQELAVAKREIHDLQIQTRKNNIVISGIPIQSKGTNVFPIIIKIAELLKLTYYQTDINAAHWLPVRGGEPRSQSIVVSFVSRLVKNEWLLARRHKRFLKAREIDNDFPDIQIYLNEQLTKDTSVLFKTARSMIKENKVASVWTNDGRVMAKRTPTSRPFRVNCLKDLEERTPPATASEEDAAPIQADGAPLRPTATNANSTASLVK; encoded by the coding sequence TGAATGTGTTACACGTGGTTCACAAAAATCTTGGAAATGTGTAAAGTGTTGCAGTGAGCAGACAGACACCATAGTTAAACCAACGATCGACTACGAGCGggttaatgaaataattgtgaAAGCGATTGCTGCCTTAAAAGAGGATATGAAGAACCAGTGGGACGTTAACAACAAGAAATTGGATAGCATACAGGAAGAGATGAGTAATATGAACAAAGACATTACTTGCCTTGAAACAAAAATGGACGAAATAGTTGAAAAAGTGACCAGTACAGAAACAAGGGTGCAGCAACTAGCtgatgaaaattgtaaattgcATCAAGAATTAGCCGTTGCGAAGAGAGAAATTCACGATCTTCAAATACAAACTAGGAAAAACAACATAGTAATTTCTGGCATCCCAATTCAATCAAAAGGGACCAATGTATTTCCCATTATCATTAAGATAGCTGAACTCCTGAAACTTACATACTACCAAACAGACATCAACGCTGCCCATTGGCTCCCAGTCCGGGGGGGCGAGCCGAGATCTCAGTCAATTGTAGTTTCATTCGTGTCAAGACTGGTTAAAAATGAATGGCTCCTCGCAAGACGTCACAAAAGATTCCTGAAGGCGAGAGAAATCGACAACGATTTTCCAGACatccaaatttatttgaatgaacaaCTCACTAAGGATACAAGTGTACTATTCAAAACGGCAAGGAGCATGATTAAGGAGAACAAGGTGGCTTCCGTGTGGACAAACGATGGACGTGTGATGGCCAAGAGAACTCCAACATCTCGTCCTTTCAGAGTGAATTGTCTAAAGGACCTGGAGGAGAGGACTCCACCCGCAACCGCCTCCGAGGAAGACGCCGCCCCCATCCAGGCCGACGGGGCGCCGCTACGCCCCACTGCAACCAACGCCAACTCAACCGCCAGCCTGGTCAAGTGA